In Rosa rugosa chromosome 4, drRosRugo1.1, whole genome shotgun sequence, the genomic stretch CATATGATTGATTCACCATCTTGGATGGCAAGACAAAAGCATATCGTGACCTGACTATCAGGGAAACATAATCCAAAGGAATCAAGAGCCTCAACCCCCAAGAACAAGAGTTCGACCTCCAAGCTTAAAACTCTCGACCTCTAAGGATCATGACCACGAGCTCCAAGGCTAAAGCCTCGACCTCTAAGGCCACGCACATGCAATCGTCATGAAGAAACATGAAGCACCAATCAAGGAGAAATCTCACCAACCATGCCAAGTGTCAAGTTCCGACATAAGGCATGGCTCCTCGGCATGGCCACGAGCAATTCAAGGAAAAGGGAAGCTCGGATGTGCGACACATGTCTCTTGACCCTTCACCAACCGAATCAGACCACAACGTGGTGACACGTGTcaccgaatctgtcaaacccATACCTTGGAGTGTCAGTAAGCAGGAATTACGGGCTGACACCCCGATTTTAGGGAAGAGCCCGTACCATCCCTTTCCACCTCATCTACTCCTTCTCCTATAAATACCAAACCTTTACAAGCAGAAAGGGAGGACTTCAGCTCCCTCTTCTCTCCCAAAAGCCATGCCAAAATGCAtaatctcttctctctctttctctattgaCATGTCAACTCCATTATTATGTCAAAATGCTTAAGCATCATTCTTTCTTCCCCAATCTCCATAAATGTTCAAACACACTtatctaacttaggcatcggagtgtGTTTGGCCGGCCTTAGGCTGGTCCTCCGATAACCTTCCATCTCTTCACATTTGCAGGTCTTTTCCATGGAGCTCGGCCAGCTCGAGAGGGCGGATGCCCAACGTCAGGTGGAGGTCGATATACGCCCAAGCCACAGACTGGATGCCCAAcgtcaggtgaaggaagtccgagacgagaccctcaacttcacccaacaaggagcttggaggcctagcatcaggtgaaggaagtccgagacgagaccctcagcttcacccaacaaggcTTAGAGGCCCatcatcaggtgaaggaagtccgagacgagaccctcaacttcacccaacaaggagcttagAGGCCTAGCATCAGGTGAAagaagtccgagacgagaccctcagcttcacccaacaaggcTTAGAGGCCCatcatcaggtgaaggaagtctgaGACGAGACCCTcagcttcacccaacaaggagcttggaggcccaacatcaggtgaaggaagtctgaGACGAGACCCTCAGTTTCACCTAACAAGGAAGCCTGGACGCCCAACATCAAGCAAAAGAAGCCCGAGGCTATACATTCAGTCGCAAGAGGTGGACGACCAAGACTAGGTACATGACCACCAGGGGCATACCTTCAGTCACAAGCAGACGACCAAAGCTACTCATGTAGTCAAACTAATCGAAGGAAAAGATAGGCCCACTTGAAGAAAACAATCCCACCACTTTACACTTGGATTTCAACGGATCTTCCGTTGACTCGTTGATGCCAAAATCGGCACCAACATTTGGTATGATTGGTTGATGTTAGTGGAGATGGCGATCATGATTGTTGCGGATTAGTGAATTGTTCGTTTGGATTTCTTGTTCAGTATTCAGTAGCTGCATGACTTCAGTGATATGAGCCTTCATTTGGGGTGTTATATAAGACCATTTAGCATGATGACAGTTCAGGTGTTTTGAGGCTGGAGCACCATTTTAAAGCCTATTCAGGTTGGGCAGACTTTGTGAATTCATCTATCGACCTAGACATGGTGCTTCCATGATAACTTTGTTGATGGTGGTTTATAATGTTCTAACCTCAACACTACGGCATTAATCCTTTCCCAAAGAGGAAACACTAACTTTGAGCTCAAGCTACGGGCATCAGTTGTCCTTGAATACAATGTCTTTGGCCTCAAGCTACCGGGCATCAACACTTGTACGTCCTAAAAGGAAACCTGGAGCTATTTTTAATTAAGTGAAGAACCAACAATTGAATTGGATCTTGAGTTTATATTTTTTGTATTGTATGGTCATTACCACACTGTCGATATTATGTTCATTAGTAAATATCTTGAAATTActtaagttttgactttttATGTTGTTCTTCGAAGAGACAGGTCATGATGTATAATTTTGCTTTTAGTATACTTTGTCTTCCcattaaaagaagaagaagaaaaaatttgatCTTCTTTTACTAATAAAAATGGACATATCCGTCAAGCACACAATATCAAGAGTCAACATTTAAGTAATTTCACTTCATTCTGGCATGAAAATGACAAAAAGTACAAACTTTAAAACATGGACAAAGTGAAAACACTGAACTTAGAGCGTACTTCCTGTGACGGAATACTTTGAAAGAAGTTGGGTGTCAAATAGCACGATGCACATATATTTCTTCATTGTAACAAGAAGCTAGATCTATATTACCCAATGAAAATTGTAACTACAAATGGGTTTATCTTTCTCTTTTAATTTGGGCCCAAAGATCTTAGAAAGAAATAAGAATAGCCGAGCCCAACCCATTTAGCGAATACAACACTCACACTCTCTCACTCCTCCCGTTCGCTTTCGGTTGCTGACTCGCTGCCGATCGAGAGTCCTTCTCACGCTCGCTTCGTCTTCAAGGTCTGTCTtcttattatttattatgattCTAATCCTTGATCACTGCTTTGTATTATTCATTGCAGTCCTCATTGTACGTTTTGCATTACCCAAATCAGCTCTTGCTTGTTTTCTCTCACGGATTATGTTGTTTGCTTGTGCATGCGTTTGTTTTTGAGCGACATTGTTACGTTTAGATTTTCTTCTACGATATATGTGTATTGCTTACTTCTTTTTGGTATCGATATTTGATCTATCATCTGTGTTCGATGTTTTCATATGATGCTCTGTTTTTGTTTCGCTGGAATATTGCTACGTAAAGTTTTTCTGATCgataaatgaaaatttttacGTCAGACACGTGGAGTTTCTTTGTTGTTGTGGGCTAAGGGCTAAGGGTGTGTTTGTTTCGCCAGAAAGCTTTTACGTGGAAAGGTAGTTCGATGTCTTTGTTTTCCTATAGTTGAAATGTTTTACCTGAGATAAGATGTCTCTTTACTGTTATGTGTAATTTTTACGTAGATCCTTTGTTTTATAAATTGAGCAATCTAAGGCTCTGTTTTGCTGGAATAGTAGGGTACTTTTATGCTGCCTATTAGAATTTCCTATGTTTTTCTGCCTAAATATTTTGTACTAGAACATTAATTGTTCTGTTATAGTACGTGTTACACTGACTTGCATATAACACTGAGACTCTTTGCTTCGTCCAAAATTTGAGGTTGGAAAATAATCTGATATGGTTATTATTAAGTATTAACAGTGAaagcatctatatatatattagtagtTTTCTTCTGGAAAAGATAGTTTAACATTCATCTTAGGGGTAATAAAAGAATACTAACCTGGTCGATACAGTTTTTGTGTAATACTTTTACATATTTTAATGCCTTCATCTTAGGGAGCACTAAAACAATGgtattggaattttttttttcaatcaaatgTTTTTAtctgtttcattaatcaaggtagACAATTTACTTGATTTCTCTTTTCCAAGACAAAATGTGTCTACGAAGTTCAACAAGTCAGTTAAGTGTTTATTTGGAATGTAACTATTCAATTAGTGCATGTAATGTGCTTAATTGCATAAAAGGAATGGTGAAATGCATTGACGTCTGTAGTTGTATTTGAAGTAACAGAACAAATGCATTGATCAATCACTCCTTGTTCTACACCTTGTCGTTGCAAATTTCAAGATGTTACCTTTGGTGTTTCAAATGTGTTGCGTGTAGTATTTTTACTGTATTCACATAAATGAACAGAAAATTCATCTCTTCACTTTTGATATTCAGGTACCTTTAGTGATTGCTGGTTTCCCTTAAAGACTAGTCAAGATGGTAAGTCAGTTATCAATCTAATATTTATTGTTGAGTTTCTTCATCATTTGGTTAGTGAGATATTCGGGATATGTACAGGTGAAGTTTACAGATGAGGAGCTTCGCCGGATTATGGACTCCAAACACAACATTCGCAATATGTCTGTTATTGCACATGTTGATCACGGTACTAATCATCTTTTCATTTGATGATTTGTTTTTCTCAGAGGGTGATTAtatagtttttgttttgatttagcTTTGATTTTGATGGCCTACTGGTAGATATGTTCTAGTATTTTTGCTATATTTCCGTTTGCATGTACTTTGAAATTGTGTTTGCACTCCAACTCCTTGGGTTTCTATGTGGCACCTTTTGAATGATTTTTATCTATAATCTTTTTCCCCTTTTCATTTGTAGTAGTTCAAAGTTATTCAGTTGTATTGGTTCAAAGTTCTGATGGTATCCAAATTCAATCTGCAGGGAAGTCAACCCTTACGGATTCTCTTGTGGCTGCTGCTGGTATCATTGCCCAAGAGGTTGCTGGTGATGTTCGGATGACAGATACCCGTGCTGATGAGGCAGAGCGTGGCATCACAATCAAATCTACTGGTATCTCCCTCTATTATGAAATGTCTGATGATGCTCTGAAGAGCTACAAGGGAGAAAGAAACGGAAATGAGTACCTCATCAACCTCATTGATTCCCCGGGCACGTTGACTTTTCATCTGAGGTCACAGCTGCTCTTCGCATTACTGATGGTGCACTTGTGGTCGTTGATTGCATTGAGGGCGTTTGTGTACAAACAGAGACTGTGCTTCGTCAAGCCTTGGGAGAAAGGATCAGGCCTGTTTTGACTGTTAACAAGATGGACAGGTGCTTCCTTGAGCTCCAGGTGGATGGAGAGGAGGCGTACCAAGCATTTCAAAGGGTTATTGAGAATGCTAATGTCATTATGGCTACCTACGAAGACCCCCTCCTTGGTGATGTCCAGGTCTACCCTGAGAAAGGAACGTACGGTTGCTTTCTCTGCTGGTTTGCATGGTTGGGCTTTCACTCTAACCAACTTTGCCAAGATGTATGCATCCAAGTTTGGAGTTGATGAGTCAAAGATGATGGAAAGGCTCTGGGGTGAGAACTATTTTGACCCAGCTACCGAGAAATGGACCACCAAGAGCACTGGTTCTGCTACCTGCAAGCGTGGTTTCGTTCAGTTCTGCTATGAACCCATCAAGCAGATTATCAACACTTGCATGAATGACCAGAAGGACAAGCTGTGGCCTATGTTGACAAAGCTTGGAGTCACCATGCATGAAGAGTGACGAAAAGGAGCTGATGGGAAAAGCACTGATGAAGCGTGTTATGCAGAACTGGCTGCCAGCCAGCAGTGCCTAGCTTGTTGGAAATGATGATCTTTCATCTTCCCTCTCCTTCAACTGCTCAGAGGTATCGTGTGGAGAATTTGTATGAGGGCCCCCTTGATGACCAATATGCCAATGCCATTAGGAACTGTGATCCTGAAGGACCTCTTATGCTGTATGTGTCTAAGATGATTCCTGCCTCTGACAAGGGTAGATTCTTTGCTTTTGGTCGTGTGTTTGCTGGGAAAGTCCATACAGGTGTGAAGGTTAGAATTATGGGTCCAAATTATATTCCTGGAGAAAAGAAGATTTGTATGTTAAGAATGTACGTACAGAGAACTGTAATCTGGATGGGAAAGAAACAAGAAACTGTTGAGGACGTTCCTTGTGGTAACACTGTTGCCTTGGTTGGTCTGGATCAGTTTATCACCAAGAATGCTACATTAACAAATGAAAAGGAAACCGATGCCCACCCCATTCGTGCTATGAAGTTCTCTGTCTCACCCGTTGCTGTTCAATGCAAGGTTGCTTCTGACCTTCCCAAACTTGTTGAAGGTCTCAAACGTCTGGCAAAGTCTGATCCTATGGTTGTCTGTTCCATTGAGGAGTCTGGGGAGCACATTATTGCAGGTGCTGGTGAACTCGATCACCTTGAAATCTGTCTGAAGGATCTTCAGGATGATTTTATGGGTGGAGCAGAAATTATAAAATCTGATCCTGTTGTGTCCTTCCGTGAGACGGTCCTCGAGAAGTCTAGCCGTACGTACAGTGATGAGCAAGTCACCCAACAAGCATAACCGCCTGTACATGGAAGGAAGGTCTTCCTGAGGCCATTGATGATGGTCGTATTGGTCCAAGGGATGATCCCAAAATTCGTTCTTTTAATCTTGGCTGAGGAATTTGGTTGGGACAAGGATCTTGCTAAGAAAATCTGGTGTTTTGGGCCTGAGACTATTGGTCCTAACATGGTTGTTGACATGTGCATGTAAGGGAGTCCAGTACCTCAATGAAATCAAGGACTCAGTCGTTGCTGGGTTCCAGTGGGCTTCAAAGGAAGGAGCATTGGCTGAAGAAAACATGAGGGGTATTTGCTTTGAAATCTGTGATGTGGTTCGGAGGTGGTCAGGTTATTCCAACTGCTAGGAGTAGGAGGGTCATCTATGCCAAGGCTCCTTGAACCTGTGTATCTTGTTGAAATTCAAGCTCCTGAGAATGCTCTTGGCAGCGCTATACGATAATTTCCTACTATGCATTTTGATTATCTTTGCATTTCAACTGTACTTACTGGATGTGGCATGTTTTAACTGTACTACGTACTGCTTGCTAATTTGACCATATTAATGAGCATATAATGTGAGACAAGTTTAAGCTCATTTTCAAGTTGTCTCCACGAGTTTCTTAGGCCATGACAGGTTCTATAGATCATCAAATGACTGCTCCAACATTTCCAAGCCTTTGTGTGATCACTAGAAATTAGAGCACCCCTTGTGGTTGAGAAACTTGTTTCAAGGTATCTGAGGCCATTAAGGTGTTGCTAACCAACGCGCACCTATTATGGTGTAACACCGAATTGGTCACTCCCAAACAACCGTAAAGGGTGGCCGGGAGCGCTCAATATTGAATTCCCAGTTCACCACTTTACTGCAGTAGCCTTTATGGCTCTTCCACCTCCCACAAAGCCGGAAGAGGATCCTCGGAAACTGATTGAACCGACCGTTGGGTAGAACATGCACGCCAAGTGTTCGACGTTTTGCCTCACCCAGACTCTCACCTCTGTTATTTCACAATGTACAAGAAACCCACCTTAGCTCGCTTTCACCAACTTCTCAAAACCCCATTTCAGCAAACACCTTGTATGTGGGTCTCAGTAAAGCACAGACACAGCGGAGGAAGAAGACCCAAGAAGAGAGTCTACCACAGGGACCATGAccttgacaaagccatggacttGCGGAAGAAGCCTGCCTTGATTTTACAGCTCAAATCCATTATTCAGTCACACAAGCACCAATCTTTACTTCTCAGGGACCTCGAGAAGGAAGTTGGGTTTGTTCACAAGTGGAATTTCATGGCTGTTATAGAGAAAAATCCTTCAATTTTCTATGTTGGTGGTGGCAATAGAATGCCCCCTTTTGTTCAGCTCACTGAAAAAGCTGAAAGGGTTGCTAGGGAACAAGCTGAAGCTAAGCAGTTGATGGAACCCATTTTGGTTAAGAATCTAAGGAAATTGTTAATGTTGTCAGTTGATTGCAGGGTTCCACTCGAATCGATTGATTTCGTTCAATGTGAATTGGGTTTGCCGGATGATTTCAGAAAGTCATTGATTCCAAAGTACCCTGAATTTTTTTCAGTTAAGGATGTCAGTGGAAGAGCCTATCTTCATTTGGAGAATTGGGATTCTTCCCTAGCAGTCACAGCTCGTGAGGAACGATTAGCTAGTGATGGGATTGTGGCCTCTGATGGAGTGGGAAAGAATTTTAGAATATCGAAAGATGGTAATTTTCGAGGTCCACAAGCCTTTACAATGAGGTTTCCTGCTGGTTTTAGGCCAAATGCAAGTTATCTTGAGCAACTTGAAAAGTGGCAGAAACTCGAATTCCCTTCTCCGTATTTGAATGCAAGGAGGTTCGACATTGCTGATACTAAAGCAAGGAAGCGAGTGGTGGCAGTGCTTCATGAGCTCCTCAGTTTGACTATGGAGAAGAGGATGACATCTGCTCAAATGGAGGCATTTCATTCAGAGTATTTCTTACCTTCCAAATTGCTGCTTTGTTTGATAAAGCATAATGGTATCTTTTACATAACTAATAAAGGTGCAAGGAGTACTGTTTTTCTTAAAGAAGCTTATGATGGGCCAAATTTGATGAACAAATGTCCCATCTTGTTATTCAATGATAAATTTGTAGGACTTAGTGGTAGGAGAGAGATCAATTCATGTAATGTGATGCCTTCTTTATAGATTTATCTTGAAAGTGTAGATGTGGTTTGTTGTTAGTATCAATTATGTATTGCTATACATTCATTATAGATTCTTCTGGAAAATGTTGATTTTGTCTTAGGGATTTATGTCAATGCAGCTTTCATGCATCTCATTTTTTGTTCAACTACTCAATTCTGTATTGGTAAAAGTCTGAACTTATTAGATGCTTGGCTACTTCATGTTGCTAAACATGTCACACTGTAACTTGATATGCGGTAACTGTTAAGTTCTGCTAAACAGAGTAGTTTCGAGATGGTCAAGTTCCAAAATTGGTTCATCTAGAATCATCTTAATCGTGTCATGTTTTGATCCTCACAACATCCTTGACAGATTTACTTTTTGGTCTGCATTACACAACAATTAGACTGCTCTAAAATATTCTATAACATATGGAAAGACTTATATATAATGAGTATATAATCCGGAGTATTCTTGGATGTGAACTTTAGCAAACCTGCAAGACTATAACTAAGAACCCTCAAAATACAAGTCTGTGTATCATTTCACTTCCTACAAGTTTTAACAAATCATTAAGATCTTTTTGGTCTGAACAACTCTTTGAATCAGTTCAATTCCTGACATCTCTAAGTTGATGGGACATCAGCCCATTATCTTCATGGAGGTAACAACAATTGCATAAAACACTTCTGAAAGAAAGCTTATAGATAGAAGTGGGCTTGAGTAGTATTTTGGTACATCCAGGTTAACAATGGCCAACTTGCAGAGATGAAGGTTCCAGTCAGGAACTTCAAAATCTTTTCTAAGCTATCTGAATGTATCGGATGACAACATTTTATCATCTGTTATTTGATCCTTAGATTATGCAACTGCAATTATATTCTCCATGGTTTTATAATATTCAggggtttgaactttgaatgGTTGCTCGTGTACCCAAACAATATGCTTGCTCATCCTTCAGTGCTGATGTTTGGGCACTTTGAGCCTGGACTGGACTGGACTATGTTCTGATTCTGCTTGATATGTGGATTAATTTGTGCCCTGGTTGGAATCATAGAAATATGAGAGAGGTAtgtgcatgtgtgtgtgtgtgtgtatgatTTTTTCTCTTGTTCATTCTATTTACTCTATAATGTTGTTTATGCAGTTTAAATGTTTTATAGATGTTTAAGACTTCTTGTTTTTTACATATACTGAACTTATTTATGTTTGCGCAATAGCACTTTTTATAATGCTGAAGGCACTAGCAAGAAAAGATTCCTGTTTTCTGTCAAATTCATTCTCATATGTTCTCTACGATGCTGAATGTAAGCCGAGTAATAACCCAACGAACTGACTGTCTTTTCCATGAAACAAGGCCTTTCAATACGTTACGCTGCCATTTTTCCAATATCATTGAATAGCATGGCCTGGGTTGTGCAGTTTTCCCATTTCCTTCCAGCgctcatatgttttttttttcagtggACCATAGAGTAGGCCGGTCATCAACCTATGATTACTAATTTGCTATGTGCCTAGATAATGGGCATTACAGGTATGCATCTTATCTCATCATGACTTTTGTTTTTCTGAAATACTTGGAACCTGtacttaaaatttatttttacCATACACATTTCCTTTTCTCCCAAGTCATTGCTACTATATTCAATGATAGCATACgaacaaagttttatttatgTACAGTAGTTTATGATAGACTAAGTTGAGAAAGTAAACTAAAGACCTTTAGAACAATGTTAGGTCAGTTGTGAAAGTAACGTGGTTGTGGACATCTGTAAGGGAGTCCAGTGCCTTAATGAGGTAATGGACTGTGGTTGCTGGGTTCCAGTTGGCCTCAAAGAAAGGTGCATTTAGCTGAAGAAAGCATGAGAAGTACTTTGTTTGAAATTTGTGATGTGGTTTTTCATGCTGATGCTATTCACAGAGCAGGTGGTCGGGTTGTTACATATGCTATGTTGTCTGCTTTTCCTATTTGAACTTgtcgtttcaatcttattgtaattGGTTAAATACTGACCAGATGCATTACTGGGTTCTTGAACTATGTAGTGGTCCTTCTGTGTTTCATGTTTCTTTATAGAGATTGCAGCAAGGCGCTGCAAGCTTTTCTTTTACAAAATATTGCAGGTCGGAGATAGGTCCCTTCATGATAAGTATAATTAAGGAAGTGTTGAAAAACGAAcataaaactgtttcagaaaatggagaga encodes the following:
- the LOC133706725 gene encoding protein WHAT'S THIS FACTOR 1 homolog, chloroplastic; the encoded protein is MYKKPTLARFHQLLKTPFQQTPCMWVSVKHRHSGGRRPKKRVYHRDHDLDKAMDLRKKPALILQLKSIIQSHKHQSLLLRDLEKEVGFVHKWNFMAVIEKNPSIFYVGGGNRMPPFVQLTEKAERVAREQAEAKQLMEPILVKNLRKLLMLSVDCRVPLESIDFVQCELGLPDDFRKSLIPKYPEFFSVKDVSGRAYLHLENWDSSLAVTAREERLASDGIVASDGVGKNFRISKDGNFRGPQAFTMRFPAGFRPNASYLEQLEKWQKLEFPSPYLNARRFDIADTKARKRVVAVLHELLSLTMEKRMTSAQMEAFHSEYFLPSKLLLCLIKHNGIFYITNKGARSTVFLKEAYDGPNLMNKCPILLFNDKFVGLSGRREINSCNVMPSL